The Streptomyces sp. NBC_01255 genome window below encodes:
- the gatC gene encoding Asp-tRNA(Asn)/Glu-tRNA(Gln) amidotransferase subunit GatC, producing the protein MPGITREEVAHLARLARLELKGEELDHFAGQLDDIIGAVARVSEVADQDVPPTSHPLPLTNVMRADEVRPSLTPEQALSGAPAQEQQRFKVPQILGED; encoded by the coding sequence ATGCCTGGCATCACGCGCGAGGAGGTCGCCCACCTCGCACGGCTGGCGCGTCTGGAGCTGAAGGGCGAAGAACTCGATCACTTCGCCGGCCAGCTCGACGACATCATCGGCGCGGTCGCCCGCGTCTCCGAGGTCGCCGACCAAGACGTACCGCCGACCTCCCACCCGCTGCCGCTGACCAATGTCATGCGCGCGGACGAGGTCCGTCCGTCGCTCACCCCCGAGCAGGCGCTCTCCGGCGCCCCGGCCCAGGAGCAGCAGCGTTTCAAGGTGCCGCAGATCCTGGGGGAGGACTAA